In Papaver somniferum cultivar HN1 chromosome 1, ASM357369v1, whole genome shotgun sequence, a genomic segment contains:
- the LOC113294610 gene encoding uncharacterized protein LOC113294610, with protein MSSGAVAMKLDMAKAFDRMEWTFVLTIMQKMGFSEKWCQLINQCISTSSISIILTGSPTASFVPSKGLHQGDALSPYIFILCMEAFSRMLQKAEDTGLIKPLQPAARGPKVSHLFFADDCLLFSNASPIYVSNLMRIVNDFCAVSGQMVNLQKSSIHFSKNLDETAKQSIMHLVRMKCMPLNEKYLGINLFIGRNKNDYFDETTNKMDFRLQSWQGKLINQAGRSTQIQAVVGTMDNFQLGCLKIPYKSIKKLEPLQRNYWWNKPSSKGCKIIGWSEVSKPKRMGDLGFKNIKLFNEALLTKLAWRMLHEKDAKWVQMLQARYFQNSDPLYGRIKKKGTWNWQGIQQGLSWIRKFHVWEVGDGSTIEVGKGHWFGDYSQDVTLQNLSMQATNFKVSDFIDHPNRSWRQDTLSQLFTSTQISQIMDIRIPPQPDVDKLRWSLTTSGNFSVNSTYNAIIKLHSSQVVTRQQEQMWLLIWHLYIPFKCQMFIWKITRNILPVAARFQRIAWVSNPNCVMCDNATETVEHFLLHCPFARAFWFGVALSIFQDANAYRSISEWILSWVEKDHLVCSKRKELINLAVITMWHIWKTRCVKVFDGKNLHPRSVIKQIFTFSHQNNICINTGYNRDRQESRDLTPQHWSYPPLNWIKMNIDVSMLPNTNFVGLSFVLRNHTGSLLEAMAITLRARDIFQAEAIAVLQATRWIAERNFSKIILEGDNKIIIEALNSGKLEGVKWEDHSMLLECLSLINKLHDFQVQFHPRRGNRVADALAKYARNNQVNGYWVTEPPKVINHLTLKDKDDCII; from the coding sequence atgtcttctGGTGCAGTGGCTATGAAATTGGATATGGCGAAAGCGTTTGATCGAATGGAATGGACTTTTGTTCTTACTATCATGCAGAAAATGGGGTTTAGCGAAAAATGGTGCCAACTTATTAATCAGTGTATAAGTACTTCTTCCATCTCTATTATTTTAACTGGATCTCCCACTGCTTCTTTCGTTCCATCTAAGGGTTTACATCAGGGTGATGCTTTGTCGCCTTATATCTTTATTTTATGTATGGAGGCATTTAGTAGAATGTTACAAAAAGCGGAAGATACTGGTTTGATCAAACCTTTGCAACCTGCAGCTAGAGGCCCAAAAGTATCTCATCTTTTTTTCGCTGATGACTGCCTATTATTCTCAAATGCTTCTCCAATATATGTTAGTAATTTGATGAGGATAGTTAATGATTTTTGTGCAGTCTCTGGACAGATGGTTAATCTCCAAAAATCCAGTATTCATTTCAGCAAAAATTTAGATGAAACAGCTAAACAATCTATTATGCATCTGGTTCGTATGAAGTGTATGCCTTTGAATGAGAAATACTTAGGTATCAATTTGTTTATTGGCAGAAATAAGAATGATTATTTTGATGAAACAACGAATAAAATGGATTTCAGACTACAATCTTGGCAAGGGAAATTAATCAATCAAGCAGGCAGGAGTACTCAAATTCAAGCTGTGGTGGGAACAATGGATAATTTTCAGCTGGGCTGTTTGAAGATTCCATATAAGTCAATCAAGAAGCTCGAACCTTTACAAAGAAATTATTGGTGGAATAAACCATCTTCGAAAGGTTGTAAGATCATTGGTTGGTCAGAAGTAAGTAAACCAAAGAGGATGGGAGATTTAGGCTTCAAAAATATCAAGTTGTTTAATGAGGCTTTACTAACTAAATTGGCGTGGAGAATGCTTCATGAGAAGGATGCAAAATGGGTTCAAATGTTGCAAGCTAGATATTTTCAAAACTCGGATCCATTATATGGGAGAATTAAGAAGAAAGGAACATGGAATTGGCAGGGTATACAACAAGGTTTATCTTGGATCAGAAAGTTTCATGTTTGGGAAGTAGGGGATGGATCTACAATTGAGGTCGGTAAGGGTCACTGGTTTGGGGATTACTCTCAAGATGTTACTTTACAAAATCTCTCTATGCAGGCTACTAATTTCAAAGTTTCGGATTTTATAGACCATCCAAATAGGTCTTGGAGGCAGGATACTCTAAGTCAGCTCTTTACAAGTACTCAAATCTCACAAATTATGGATATTCGTATTCCTCCCCAACCAGATGTTGATAAGTTAAGATGGTCTCTTACTACTTCAGGAAATTTTTCAGTTAATTCGACTTACAATGCCATTATCAAACTTCATTCTTCCCAGGTGGTTACAAGACAGCAAGAACAAATGTGGTTGTTAATTTGGCATCTATATATTCCTTTTAAATGTCAGATGTTCATTTGGAAAATCACAAGGAACATATTACCAGTTGCAGCTAGATTTCAGAGAATTGCTTGGGTCTCTAATCCTAACTGTGTGATGTGTGATAATGCAACTGAAACTGTAgaacattttcttcttcattgtccATTTGCTCGTGCATTCTGGTTTGGAGTAGCCTTATCGATATTCCAAGATGCTAATGCGTATCGGAGTATAAGTGAATGGATACTATCCTGGGTAGAAAAGGATCATTTGGTCTGTAGTAAGAGAAAAGAGTTGATAAATCTAGCTGTTATTACCATGTGGCATATCTGGAAGACTAGATGCGTGAAAGTTTTTGATGGAAAGAATTTGCATCCTAGAAGTGTTATAAAACAGATTTTTACATTTTCCCATCAAAATAACATATGCATAAACACTGGTTATAACAGGGATAGACAAGAGTCTAGAGATCTAACTCCTCAGCATTGGAGTTATCCCCCTTTAAATTGGATTAAGATGAACATTGATGTTTCCATGTTGCCTAATACTAATTTTGTTGGtttgtcttttgttcttcgtaatCACACAGGATCTTTATTGGAAGCCATGGCCATCACATTAAGAGCTAGAGATATTTTCCAAGCTGAAGCTATTGCTGTGTTACAAGCCACCAGATGGATTGCAGAAAGGAACTTTAGCAAAATTATTCTAGAAGGGGATAACAAAATCATTATCGAAGCTTTAAACTCAGGAAAGTTAGAAGGTGTGAAATGGGAGGATCATTCAATGTTGTTGGAATGTCTAAGTCTGATTAATAAGTTGCATGACTTTCAAGTCCAGTTTCATCCTAGAAGAGGGAATAGGGTAGCTGATGCCTTGGCCAAATACGCAAGGAACAATCAGGTTAATGGTTATTGGGTGACTGAACCACCTAAGGTTATCAATCATCTTACTCTGAAGGATAAGGATGATTGCATTATTTAA
- the LOC113294671 gene encoding uncharacterized protein LOC113294671 produces the protein MNATLSSYDRKSFSTSKPITPPIIHKTISTFGVQEIPFTGNPFTWSNHRKQSQYVTTRLDRALSTTEWLSIFPDAILYNLIPICSDHSPILLNTNSKTSNLYKPFRLYETWTKHPTFKAMIQDSWEITHSDDHIQEVKHQPRKSQNRPQGNEQLIEQLQQQLQHWYQVKADIRFQQALEKVLQNQDRNSKVFHASVNYRRRRNQIDSIKDEAGKWYSSRQEIEGLLLAHFGSITTTSNPVQQS, from the exons ATGAATGCTACGCTCTCAAGTTATGATAGGAAATCCTTCTCTACATCTAAACCAATTACTCCTCCTATTATTCATAAAACCATTTCAACTTTTGGCGTCCAAGAAATACCTTTCACTGGAAATCCTTTTACATGGTCTAATCATCGCAAACAAAGCCAATATGTAACCACCAGACTAGATAGAGCCTTATCTACAACAGAATGGTTATCCATTTTTCCAGATGCAATTCTTTATAACCTTATCCCAATTTGTTCGGATCATTCTCCCATATTATTAAACACCAATTCAAAAACATCCAATCTTTATAAACCTTTCAGGCTATATGAAACTTGGACAAAACATCCTACTTTCAAGGCTATGATTCAAGATTCTTGGGAGATAACGCACTCTG ATGATCATATTCAAGAGGTTAAACATCAACCCAGGAAGTCACAAAATCGTCCTCAGGGGAATGAGCAACTTATAGAACAACTTCAGCAACAATTGCAACATTGGTACCAGGTCAAAGCAGATATAAGGTTTCAACAGGCTCTTGAAAAGGTCTTACAGAATCAAGATAGAAATTCAAAGGTTTTTCATGCTAGCGTTAATTATAGAAGACGTCGTAATCAGATTGACTCTATTAAAGATGAGGCAGGCAAATGGTATAGCTCTAGACAAGAAATTGAAGGGCTATTACTGGCTCATTTTGGTTCTATAACAACTACTTCTAATCCAGTCCAACAGTCTTAG
- the LOC113284269 gene encoding phosphatidylserine decarboxylase proenzyme 3-like, translating to MGHGSSKSTTSLAKSLSETNIDEDSKPSRRARIRQKFHNLRHYRSSNSRSSSSKLITADDFAGIALVELINAEMKFKDKWFACVSLGERTFRTGTSDHTDKPVWKSEKKLLLETSGPRIARISVFETNKLSKSNLIGYCELDLFECLARDSTSESETLDLLDPSSSSIIVGSVTVSCTVEDPIDTEKSFAKRILSIVDYNQDGILSFSEFVDLIDAFGNKTAARKKEDLFKAADKNEDGAVSIDELADLLATQQEKEPLISSCPVCGDTLGKSDKLNDMIHLTLCFDEGTGNQIMTGGFLTEKQATYGWLFKMTEWAHVSSYDVGLNSGSSASSILVFDRISKRLVEEAIDGKIILSMRAIYQSKIGLGLIDKGAKDLLKNLSEKQGRRMNTADSVKDIPQFIKFFQDQLKMDDVKYPLEHFKTFNEFFIRELKPDARPVAFPERDDVAVCAADCRLMAFESVEDSTRFWIKGRKFSIEGLLGTEATTSFINGSLVIFRLAPQDYHRFHFPVTGRVESSVHIPGCLYTVNPIAVNSNYCNVFTENKRVVSIISTEEFGKVAFVAIGATMVGSITLSKEEGDFVKKGDEFGYFSFGGSTVICVFEKDAIKIDDDLIKNSARSLETLVTVGMTLGVARNKMESAC from the exons ATGGGTCATGGAAGCTCGAAATCAACAACATCCCTAGCTAAATCTTTATCAGAAACTAACATCGATGAAGATTCAAAACCTTCTCGGAGAGCAAGAATTCGGCAAAAATTTCATAATCTACGACATTACAGAAGTAGTAATTCCCGTTCTTCTAGTTCAAAACTCATCACTGCTGATGATTTCGCTGGTATTGCTCTCGTTGAACTCATCAAT gcGGAAATGAAATTTAAGGATAAATGGTTTGCTTGCGTTTCTTTAGGTGAAAGGACATTTAGAACTGGTACTTCTGATCA CACTGACAAGCCTGTCTGGAAATCT GAGAAGAAACTTTTATTGGAAACAAGTGGGCCTCGTATTGCCCGCATATCTGTCTTTGAG ACCAATAAATTATCAAAGAGCAATCTGATTGGATATTGTGAGCTCGATCTGTTCGAATGTCTCGCTCGG gATTCAACTTCTGAATCTGAGACACTAGACTTGTTAGACCCCTCATCGTcgagcataattgtgggtagtgttACTGTTTCGTGTACTGTTGAG GACCCAATTGATACTGAAAAAAGTTTCGCGAAACGCATCTTGTCTATAGTG GACTATAATCAAGACGGTATTCTTTCATTCTCTGAGTTTGTTGACTTGATCGACGCGTTTGGGAATAAAACGGCAGCTAGAAAG AAAGAGGATCTCTTCAAAGCTGCTGACAAAAATGAGGATGGTGCAGTCAGTATAGATGAGTTGGCAGACCTTCTTGCTACTCAACAAGAGAA GGAGCCGTTGATCAGTAGTTGCCCTGTATGTGGTGACACTCTTGGCAAATCTGATAAACTAAATGATATGATTCATTTGACATTATGTTTTGACGAGGGGACTGGAAACCAGATTATGACTGGAGGGTTCCTCACTGAAAAACAAGCTACGTATGG CTGGCTTTTTAAAATGACTGAGTGGGCCCATGTTTCATCATATGATGTTGGTTTGAACTCAGGATCGAGTGCTTCAAGTATCCTG GTGTTTGATCGGATATCAAAGAGGTTGGTGGAAGAAGCAATTGATGGAAAAATTATTCTGTCTATGAGAGCCATTTACCAGTCGAAGATAGGACTCGGCCTTATAGATAAGG GAGCAAAAGACCTGCTTAAAAATCTCTCTGAGAAGCAAGGCAGACGAATGAATACTGCTGATTCTGTTAAAGACATTCCACaattcatcaaatttttccaG GATCAACTCAAGATGGATGATGTCAAGTATCCGTTAGAACATTTTAAG ACATTTAATGAATTCTTCATAAGAGAATTGAAGCCTGATGCAAGACCAGTTGCATTCCCTGAACGAGACGATGTCGCCGTATGTGCTGCTGATTGCCGTCTAATGGCATTTGAATCAGTGGAAGATAGTACAAGATTTTGGATCAAG GGCCGTAAGTTTTCTATCGAGGGTCTTTTGGGAACAGAGGCAACCACCTCTTTTATCAATGGATCATTGGTGATATTTCGACTAGCGCCCCAG GATTACCATCGCTTTCATTTTCCAGTCACTGGGAGAGTTGAAAGTTCTGTTCACATTCCTGGATGCTTGTATACG GTAAACCCAATAGCTGTAAATAGCAACTACTGTAACGTTTTCACAGAGAACAAGAGGGTTGTGAGCATTATTTCAACTGAAGAATTTGGAAAG GTTGCATTTGTTGCTATTGGGGCAACAATGGTGGGCAGCATCACCTTGTCCAAGGAGGAGGGTGACTTTGTAAAGAAAGGAGATGAG TTCGGATATTTCTCATTTGGAGGAAGTACTGTTATCTGTGTCTTCGAAAAG GATGCAATAAAGATTGATGACGACCTCATTAAAAACAGTGCAAGATCACTTGAAACTTTAGTAACTGTTGGAATGACATTGGGTGTGGCAAGAAACAAGATGGAATCAGCTTGCTAG
- the LOC113284257 gene encoding SNARE-interacting protein KEULE-like isoform X2 encodes MSMSDSDSSSSHGGNYKNFRQITRDRLLFEMLQSTKANESKSTSTILIMDKFTVKIMSSSCKMADLIEQGVTLAEDIDKGRQPFPTSDAIYFIQPSEENVAKFLSDMSGKHPSYNNERALDELFGEDVNACVNAMANRIATVFASLREFPFVRYRAAKIDAFTLTAMRDLVPTKLAAAVWNQLTNYKERLKHFPQTETCELLILDRSVDLISPVIHEWTYDAMCHDLLNMDGNKYVYEVPSKTGDKPEKKDVLLEDHDPVWLELRHAHIAEASERLHEKTTAFIAKNKVARVQYGSGIGDQLSTRELQKMVQVFPQYSQQIDKLSLHVEIAGKINRIIKEMGLRDFGQLEQDLVFGDAGPSEVKKFLRTKQDATRENKLRLMMIYSVAYPEKFEGEKGLKLMQLAGLSEDDMAAVHNMPLLDDTLATGKKSKGGFSLNFGSQKKKHAIRKERKGEEETWALSRFNPMIEELIEKLNKGELSKNEYACMNDPTQSVHGTQECASVRSSLSAAHSVRTRRAPSWARPRTYCNGYTSDSVSSYGSSDFKSMGKRIFIFIIGGATRAELRVCHKLTEKLRREIILGSSSLDDPPQFITKLKMLMTEL; translated from the exons ATGTCTATGTCTGATTCAGACTCCTCATCTTCTCACGGCGGAAACTACAAAAATTTCAGGCAAATTACTAGGGATCGGTTGTTGTTTGAGATGCTTCAATCCACTAAAGCTAATGAGTCAAAATCAACTTCCACGATTCTTATTATGGATAAATTTACAGTAAAAATCAtgtcatcctcttgcaaaatGGCAGATCTCATCGAACAAGGAGTCACACTGGCAGAAGACATTGACAAGGGAAGACAGCcattccctaccagtgatgctaTCTACTTCATCCAGCCGTCAGAAGAGAATGTCGCCAAGTTTTTGTCAGACATGTCAGGAAAACACCCTTCGTACA ATAATGAGAGAGCACTGGATGAACTTTTCGGGGAAGACGTGAATGCTTGCGTGAATGCGATGGCGAATCGCATTGCTACGGTGTTTGCTTCGTTGAGAGAGTTTCCATTTGTTCGCTACCGTGCTGCAAAGATTGATGCATTCACGTTGACGGCAATGCGTGATTTAGTTCCGACTAAGCTTGCTGCTGCAGTGTGGAACCAGCTCACAAATTATAAAGAGAGGTTAAAACATTTTCCCCAGACTGAAACATGTGAGTTGCTTATTCTGGATAGATCTGTAGACTTGATTTCGCCTGTAATTCATGAGTGGACATATGATGCAATGTGCCATGACTTGCTGAATATGGATGGGAATAAGTATGTTTATGAGGTGCCAAGCAAAACAGGTGATAAACCTGAGAAGAAAGATGTGCTTTTGGAGGATCATGATCCTGTTTGGCTCGAGCTACGCCATGCCCATATTGCAGAAGCTAGCGAACGTTTGCATGAGAAGACGACAGCTTTCATAGCAAAAAATAAAGTTGCCCGAGTACAATATGGTTCAGGAATTGGCGATCAACTGTCTACACGAGAATTACAAAAGATGGTTCAAGTCTTTCCACAATATAGTCAGCAAATTGATAAGCTTTCCCTTCATGTAGAGATTGCTGGgaaaatcaacagaattatcaaaGAGATGGGACTTAGAGATTTCGGGCAACTGGAGCAGGATCTTGTATTTGGAGATGCTGGGCCAAGCGAGGTGAAAAAATTTCTGAGGACGAAACAGGATGCCACCCGTGAAAACAAATTGCGTTTAATGATGATATATTCAGTCGCTTATCCTGAGAAATTTGAGGGTGAGAAAGGTCTGAAGTTGATGCAGCTGGCAGGATTATCTGAAGATGACATGGCTGCTGTACATAATATGCCGTTGCTTGACGATACCTTGGCTACTGGAAAGAAATCCAAAGGGGGTTTCTCTCTCAATTTTGGCAGTCAGAAGAAGAAGCATGCTATCCGAAAAGAAAGAAAAGGCGAGGAAGAAACATGGGCACTGTCACGATTCAACCCCATGATTGAGGAGCTGATCGAAAAGCTTAACAAAGGAGAACTATCAAAGAATGAATATGCCTGCATGAATGACCCAACTCAATCAGTCCATGGAACCCAGGAATGCGCATCAGTGAGATCAAGTCTTTCAGCTGCTCATTCAGTGAGAACAAGGCGGGCACCCTCTTGGGCACGTCCTCGTACTTATTGCAATGGTTATACAAGTGACTCAGTATCAAGCTATGGATCAAGTGATTTTAAAAGCATGGGCAAACGTATCTTCATATTTATCATTGGCGGAGCTACTCGAGCGGAGCTACGGGTTTGCCACAAGCTCACTGAAAAGCTTAGGAGGGAGATTATTCTTGGTTCATCTAGTCTTGATGATCCTCCTCAATTTATAACAAAACTGAAGATGCTAATGACAGAATTATGA
- the LOC113284257 gene encoding SNARE-interacting protein KEULE-like isoform X1, with product MSMSDSDSSSSHGGNYKNFRQITRDRLLFEMLQSTKANESKSTSTILIMDKFTVKIMSSSCKMADLIEQGVTLAEDIDKGRQPFPTSDAIYFIQPSEENVAKFLSDMSGKHPSYSKAFVFFSSSLPKELRAHIKSHTRVLERIGALKEMNLEYLSIDSQGFVTDNERALDELFGEDVNACVNAMANRIATVFASLREFPFVRYRAAKIDAFTLTAMRDLVPTKLAAAVWNQLTNYKERLKHFPQTETCELLILDRSVDLISPVIHEWTYDAMCHDLLNMDGNKYVYEVPSKTGDKPEKKDVLLEDHDPVWLELRHAHIAEASERLHEKTTAFIAKNKVARVQYGSGIGDQLSTRELQKMVQVFPQYSQQIDKLSLHVEIAGKINRIIKEMGLRDFGQLEQDLVFGDAGPSEVKKFLRTKQDATRENKLRLMMIYSVAYPEKFEGEKGLKLMQLAGLSEDDMAAVHNMPLLDDTLATGKKSKGGFSLNFGSQKKKHAIRKERKGEEETWALSRFNPMIEELIEKLNKGELSKNEYACMNDPTQSVHGTQECASVRSSLSAAHSVRTRRAPSWARPRTYCNGYTSDSVSSYGSSDFKSMGKRIFIFIIGGATRAELRVCHKLTEKLRREIILGSSSLDDPPQFITKLKMLMTEL from the coding sequence ATGTCTATGTCTGATTCAGACTCCTCATCTTCTCACGGCGGAAACTACAAAAATTTCAGGCAAATTACTAGGGATCGGTTGTTGTTTGAGATGCTTCAATCCACTAAAGCTAATGAGTCAAAATCAACTTCCACGATTCTTATTATGGATAAATTTACAGTAAAAATCAtgtcatcctcttgcaaaatGGCAGATCTCATCGAACAAGGAGTCACACTGGCAGAAGACATTGACAAGGGAAGACAGCcattccctaccagtgatgctaTCTACTTCATCCAGCCGTCAGAAGAGAATGTCGCCAAGTTTTTGTCAGACATGTCAGGAAAACACCCTTCGTACAGTAAGGCATTTGTGTTCTTCAGTTCATCTTTACCAAAAGAATTGCGTGCTCATATCAAGAGCCATACGAGAGTACTTGAGCGCATTGGCGCGTTGAAAGAGATGAATTTGGAGTACTTGTCGATTGACAGTCAGGGTTTTGTTACAGATAATGAGAGAGCACTGGATGAACTTTTCGGGGAAGACGTGAATGCTTGCGTGAATGCGATGGCGAATCGCATTGCTACGGTGTTTGCTTCGTTGAGAGAGTTTCCATTTGTTCGCTACCGTGCTGCAAAGATTGATGCATTCACGTTGACGGCAATGCGTGATTTAGTTCCGACTAAGCTTGCTGCTGCAGTGTGGAACCAGCTCACAAATTATAAAGAGAGGTTAAAACATTTTCCCCAGACTGAAACATGTGAGTTGCTTATTCTGGATAGATCTGTAGACTTGATTTCGCCTGTAATTCATGAGTGGACATATGATGCAATGTGCCATGACTTGCTGAATATGGATGGGAATAAGTATGTTTATGAGGTGCCAAGCAAAACAGGTGATAAACCTGAGAAGAAAGATGTGCTTTTGGAGGATCATGATCCTGTTTGGCTCGAGCTACGCCATGCCCATATTGCAGAAGCTAGCGAACGTTTGCATGAGAAGACGACAGCTTTCATAGCAAAAAATAAAGTTGCCCGAGTACAATATGGTTCAGGAATTGGCGATCAACTGTCTACACGAGAATTACAAAAGATGGTTCAAGTCTTTCCACAATATAGTCAGCAAATTGATAAGCTTTCCCTTCATGTAGAGATTGCTGGgaaaatcaacagaattatcaaaGAGATGGGACTTAGAGATTTCGGGCAACTGGAGCAGGATCTTGTATTTGGAGATGCTGGGCCAAGCGAGGTGAAAAAATTTCTGAGGACGAAACAGGATGCCACCCGTGAAAACAAATTGCGTTTAATGATGATATATTCAGTCGCTTATCCTGAGAAATTTGAGGGTGAGAAAGGTCTGAAGTTGATGCAGCTGGCAGGATTATCTGAAGATGACATGGCTGCTGTACATAATATGCCGTTGCTTGACGATACCTTGGCTACTGGAAAGAAATCCAAAGGGGGTTTCTCTCTCAATTTTGGCAGTCAGAAGAAGAAGCATGCTATCCGAAAAGAAAGAAAAGGCGAGGAAGAAACATGGGCACTGTCACGATTCAACCCCATGATTGAGGAGCTGATCGAAAAGCTTAACAAAGGAGAACTATCAAAGAATGAATATGCCTGCATGAATGACCCAACTCAATCAGTCCATGGAACCCAGGAATGCGCATCAGTGAGATCAAGTCTTTCAGCTGCTCATTCAGTGAGAACAAGGCGGGCACCCTCTTGGGCACGTCCTCGTACTTATTGCAATGGTTATACAAGTGACTCAGTATCAAGCTATGGATCAAGTGATTTTAAAAGCATGGGCAAACGTATCTTCATATTTATCATTGGCGGAGCTACTCGAGCGGAGCTACGGGTTTGCCACAAGCTCACTGAAAAGCTTAGGAGGGAGATTATTCTTGGTTCATCTAGTCTTGATGATCCTCCTCAATTTATAACAAAACTGAAGATGCTAATGACAGAATTATGA